A genomic segment from uncultured Alistipes sp. encodes:
- a CDS encoding glycoside hydrolase family 88 protein produces MERIIILAYFLLAPSLMLKAAQPFSGEMNPDAVRTVCNAVATWQMDNFEKVKRNNLSWVNGALYRGMIEWANLENNQEIFDFLMNIGKKNRWAMPSRVYHADDICVGQAFIEMYRKYKDRRMLQPVMERAFYVASHPSSAPMSKADEKGKDERWSWSDALFMAAPVYAALYAITGEQIYFDYMDSEFRISTDSLYDKKEHLYYRDCMRIPLREPNGAKQFWGRGNGWVFAAIPLILENLPADHPSRGYYIEIFCQMAERVVDTQDRSGSWHASLLDPATYPDPENSVSAFFCYGLGWGLRTGILSGKKYERALERGWESLISYVHADGKLGYVQPIGNAPRKAGADSTEAYGVGGLLLAGSEIIRLKQE; encoded by the coding sequence ATGGAGCGAATTATAATTTTAGCTTATTTTTTATTAGCACCTTCTCTGATGTTGAAGGCCGCGCAACCCTTCTCTGGCGAAATGAATCCCGATGCTGTCCGCACGGTTTGCAATGCTGTCGCAACATGGCAAATGGATAATTTCGAAAAGGTCAAACGGAATAATCTCAGTTGGGTCAACGGCGCGCTTTATCGGGGAATGATCGAATGGGCCAATTTGGAGAATAATCAGGAAATATTCGATTTTCTCATGAATATCGGAAAGAAAAATCGGTGGGCTATGCCTTCCCGAGTCTATCACGCCGATGATATCTGCGTCGGGCAGGCTTTCATTGAGATGTATCGTAAATATAAGGACCGGAGGATGCTCCAGCCTGTTATGGAGCGTGCTTTTTATGTGGCTTCTCATCCGTCGTCCGCTCCGATGTCGAAAGCGGATGAGAAAGGGAAGGATGAACGCTGGTCGTGGAGCGATGCTTTGTTTATGGCAGCCCCGGTCTATGCCGCTTTATATGCTATTACGGGGGAACAAATCTATTTTGATTACATGGACAGTGAATTCCGCATCAGTACGGATTCGCTTTATGATAAGAAAGAACATTTGTATTATAGGGACTGTATGCGCATTCCATTGCGCGAGCCGAATGGAGCCAAACAGTTCTGGGGTCGTGGTAATGGCTGGGTATTTGCCGCTATCCCGCTTATTTTGGAAAATTTGCCCGCTGACCACCCCTCACGCGGTTACTATATTGAGATCTTTTGCCAAATGGCTGAAAGAGTGGTTGACACACAGGATCGTTCCGGCTCGTGGCATGCAAGTTTGCTTGATCCTGCCACGTATCCCGACCCTGAAAACAGCGTTTCCGCTTTCTTTTGTTACGGATTGGGCTGGGGACTCCGAACCGGGATCCTTTCCGGAAAGAAATATGAACGTGCTCTTGAGCGCGGATGGGAATCGCTTATCAGTTATGTTCATGCAGACGGCAAGTTGGGATATGTTCAGCCCATTGGCAATGCACCTCGGAAAGCAGGAGCCGATTCGACTGAGGCTTATGGCGTCGGCGGACTGTTGCTGGCCGGAAGTGAAATCATCCGTTTGAAGCAGGAATAG
- a CDS encoding LacI family DNA-binding transcriptional regulator: protein MISAFRFKYLGKISTKKHNRLHKYKKNIYICQKRTKNFSDTPAFSQYLSPDSMNNNITIYDLAKELSTTASTVSRAFQDHPRISRKMKEKVWSLAKERGFQPNLAASQLRTGKGRVIGVIVPRIGRSFFSLLIESIENVVNEAGYSVLVAQSHELWEKEKQVLQAMMQKVDGLAISLAADTIDYQHFDQAIEKGMPIVFFDRIPLFRHVNSVRIDDYAGAYDAVKHMIDRGCKRIAHLAGPQGISVYQQRQMGYVQALKEAGIPISEQLVYQCGITLEAGTKAAEQILSLPLDERPDAVFSSSDNSAMGLFKSLKNNNIKIPEDIAVVGFGNELFDEFVDPMLSSVDQRNVEMGIEVAKMLLEQMNLPIADRKVKDIVLKPQLIIRKSSEK, encoded by the coding sequence ATGATTTCTGCTTTTAGATTTAAATACTTGGGAAAAATTAGCACCAAAAAACACAATCGATTGCACAAATATAAAAAAAATATATATATTTGTCAAAAGCGAACAAAAAACTTTTCCGACACACCTGCTTTTTCACAATATTTATCACCAGATTCAATGAATAACAACATCACAATATACGACCTTGCAAAGGAGTTGAGCACCACGGCATCAACAGTTTCCAGAGCATTCCAGGATCATCCGCGGATCAGCCGGAAAATGAAGGAAAAGGTGTGGTCATTGGCCAAAGAGCGTGGATTCCAGCCGAATTTGGCAGCCAGTCAACTCCGAACAGGAAAAGGCCGGGTAATTGGAGTCATCGTGCCCCGCATAGGCCGTTCATTCTTTTCCCTTCTGATTGAAAGTATCGAAAATGTAGTTAATGAAGCCGGCTACAGTGTACTGGTTGCGCAATCACACGAATTATGGGAGAAGGAAAAACAGGTTCTGCAGGCAATGATGCAAAAAGTCGACGGGCTTGCCATTTCACTTGCTGCCGATACAATCGACTATCAGCATTTTGACCAGGCCATAGAAAAAGGTATGCCTATCGTTTTTTTCGATCGCATTCCTTTGTTCCGTCATGTCAATAGTGTACGAATTGACGACTATGCCGGCGCCTATGATGCTGTGAAACACATGATAGACAGAGGTTGTAAACGTATAGCACATTTGGCCGGGCCTCAAGGCATCAGTGTTTATCAACAACGCCAGATGGGATATGTACAAGCCCTCAAAGAAGCAGGAATCCCCATAAGCGAACAGTTGGTTTATCAATGCGGTATCACGTTAGAAGCCGGGACAAAAGCGGCAGAGCAGATTTTATCGCTACCTCTCGACGAACGTCCCGATGCCGTATTTTCATCAAGTGACAATTCTGCCATGGGGCTATTCAAATCACTAAAAAACAACAACATAAAAATACCGGAGGACATTGCAGTTGTTGGATTCGGCAACGAACTATTCGACGAATTCGTTGATCCGATGCTTTCATCTGTAGATCAACGAAATGTAGAAATGGGTATCGAAGTGGCAAAAATGCTATTGGAGCAAATGAATCTGCCGATTGCAGACCGTAAGGTAAAGGATATCGTATTAAAACCCCAACTTATTATAAGGAAATCGTCAGAAAAATAA